In Paenibacillus sp. FSL R7-0345, a single window of DNA contains:
- a CDS encoding SpoIIIAH-like family protein yields MKGKRQTIWLVSMLSLMVVLSAYYLFTEDTGASIPKETAGTIQVDSANNGTGTADSTVLDNGLVINEVDTQGALSTDAGSEAAAATENTAAEDAAAAAVTDPAPDTAGSETAAAPDKSSTDSAKEDTAAVTDKTAGEQTASSSDKAAADTSADSATASTEGTPAKGDDEILKEVAAQSASASSMFTNYLFERDQQNLKNYNDLIAQINDMSKTPAENAVAQEQLGKLEEKESKISDIETQLQQKYGEAIVKEETGNSYTVVVLSEKLDVKQAVGIVDLVMKELSVTQDKIRVQYVSEQ; encoded by the coding sequence GGTGGTGCTGTCGGCTTACTACTTATTCACTGAAGACACCGGGGCCTCCATTCCCAAGGAAACCGCAGGTACCATCCAGGTAGACAGTGCGAATAACGGCACAGGTACAGCGGATTCCACAGTGCTTGACAACGGCCTGGTTATCAATGAAGTGGATACTCAGGGCGCACTCAGCACGGATGCCGGTTCTGAAGCAGCGGCTGCAACAGAAAACACTGCAGCTGAAGATGCTGCAGCAGCGGCTGTCACTGACCCGGCTCCGGACACAGCCGGCAGCGAAACGGCGGCTGCACCGGATAAGAGCAGCACGGACAGCGCCAAGGAAGATACTGCTGCCGTAACGGACAAAACAGCCGGTGAGCAGACAGCGTCAAGCAGTGATAAAGCAGCAGCTGACACCTCTGCAGACAGTGCCACAGCTTCCACTGAAGGCACGCCAGCCAAGGGCGATGATGAAATCCTGAAGGAAGTAGCCGCACAGAGCGCTTCTGCAAGCAGTATGTTCACCAACTACCTGTTCGAACGCGACCAGCAGAACCTGAAGAATTACAATGACCTGATCGCCCAGATCAACGATATGAGCAAGACACCGGCCGAGAATGCAGTTGCCCAGGAGCAGCTCGGCAAGCTTGAGGAAAAAGAATCCAAAATCAGCGATATCGAAACCCAGCTCCAGCAGAAATATGGTGAGGCTATCGTCAAGGAGGAAACCGGGAACAGCTACACAGTGGTTGTACTCAGCGAGAAGCTGGATGTGAAGCAGGCCGTAGGCATTGTGGATCTGGTGATGAAGGAACTGAGCGTTACCCAGGACAAAATCCGCGTCCAATATGTATCTGAGCAATAA
- the accB gene encoding acetyl-CoA carboxylase biotin carboxyl carrier protein, with translation MFKLSEIKELITLLDQTSSVHELEIESEGMKLAIRKPDRAEADGNAIQAAPYVYPFTPAPQPLSPQHVAPTAPSEIPAALQPQSSPAEGALHKIVSPMVGTFYSAASPESPSFVKVGDRVNEKSTVCIIEAMKLMNELEAEVRGEIVSVLAENGQLVEYGQPLFLVKPE, from the coding sequence ATGTTCAAGTTAAGCGAGATTAAGGAATTGATTACATTGCTGGACCAGACCTCCTCCGTACATGAGCTGGAGATTGAAAGCGAAGGAATGAAGCTGGCTATACGTAAACCGGATCGCGCTGAAGCTGATGGCAATGCAATCCAGGCGGCTCCTTATGTCTATCCCTTTACGCCAGCACCACAGCCGCTCAGCCCGCAGCACGTTGCACCTACGGCCCCAAGTGAGATCCCGGCTGCATTACAGCCGCAGTCTTCCCCTGCCGAAGGAGCATTACATAAAATTGTATCTCCAATGGTAGGAACCTTCTATAGTGCCGCTTCTCCGGAATCCCCGTCCTTTGTTAAGGTAGGGGACCGTGTAAATGAGAAATCGACCGTCTGCATCATCGAAGCGATGAAGCTGATGAATGAGCTGGAAGCGGAAGTAAGAGGCGAAATCGTGTCTGTGCTTGCCGAGAACGGCCAGCTTGTAGAATACGGCCAGCCGCTGTTTCTGGTAAAGCCGGAGTAA